A window from Hemicordylus capensis ecotype Gifberg chromosome 2, rHemCap1.1.pri, whole genome shotgun sequence encodes these proteins:
- the ACVR1B gene encoding activin receptor type-1B isoform X2 → MVSISNMNGIKHHIRTCIPEAKLIPAGKPFFCLGSEDVRNTHCCYSDLCNKIDLMVPSGHVKDDEIPSSWGPVELVAVIAGPVFLVFIIMIIVVFVFHHHQRVYHNRQRLDMEDPSCEMCLSKDKTLQDLVYDLSTSGSGSGLPLFVQRTVARTIVLQEIIGKGRFGEVWRGRWRGGDVAVKIFSSREERSWFREAEIYQTVMLRHENILGFIAADNKDNGTWTQLWLVSDYHEHGSLFDYLNRYTVTIEGMIKLALSAASGLAHLHMEIVGTQGKPGIAHRDLKSKNILVKKNGTCAIADLGLAVRHDSVTDTIDIAPNQRVGTKRYMAPEVLDETINMKHFDSFKCADIYALGLVYWEIARRCNSGGIHEEYQLPYYDLVPSDPSIEEMRKVVCDQKLRPNIPNWWQSYEALRVMGKMMRECWYANGAARLTALRIKKTLSQLSVQEDVKI, encoded by the exons ATGGTCTCAATATCAAACATGAATGGGATCAAGCATCACATCCGAACCTGTATACCTGAAGCAAAGCTGATTCCTGCTGGAAAACCCTTCTTCTGCCTAGGTTCAGAAGATGTGCGCAATACACATTGCTGCTACTCTGACTTGTGTAACAAAATTGATCTTATGGTACCCAGTG GACATGTGAAAGACGATGAAATTCCTTCTAGCTGGGGACCTGTGGAGCTGGTGGCTGTGATTGCAGGCCCAGTCTTCCTTGTGTTCATCATCATGATCATAGTAGTTTTTGTCTTTCACCACCACCAGCGAGTATATCACAATCGTCAGCGATTGGACATGGAGGATCCATCTTGTGAGATGTGCCTATCCAAGGACAAAACCCTACAAGACCTAGTGTATGATTTGTCCACCTCTGGCTCTGGCTCAG GTTTGCCACTTTTTGTCCAGCGCACTGTGGCTCGAACAATTGTCCTTCAGGAAATAATTGGCAAAGGTCGTTTTGGGGAAGTGTGGCGTGGCCGATGGCGTGGTGGTGATGTAGCTGTGAAAATATTCTCTTCGCGGGAAGAGCGATCCTGGTTCAGGGAAGCAGAGATCTACCAAACTGTCATGCTGCGGCATGAGAATATTCTGGGGTTTATTGCTGCGGACAACAAAG ATAATGGCACTTGGACTCAGTTGTGGTTGGTCTCCGATTACCATGAACATGGCTCATTGTTTGATTACCTCAACCGATACACTGTAACTATTGAAGGGATGATTAAACTAGCTCTCTCTGCTGCCAGCGGACTGGCACATCTGCACATGGAAATTGTGGGAACCCAAG GGAAACCTGGGATTGCACACAGAGATTTGAAATCCAAGAATATACTAGTGAAGAAGAATGGAACTTGTGCCATTGCAGACCTGGGTTTGGCTGTCCGCCATGACTCAGTTACCGATACAATCGACATTGCACCCAATCAGAGGGTTGGAACAAAACG cTACATGGCCCCTGAGGTTCTTGATGAAACTATTAATATGAAGCATTTTGATTCATTTAAATGTGCTGATATCTACGCCCTGGGCCTGGTCTATTGGGAAATTGCTCGCAGATGCAATTCTGGAG GTATTCATGAAGAATATCAACTTCCATACTATGACCTTGTGCCCTCTGATCCCTCCATTGAAGAAATGCGAAAGGTTGTGTGTGACCAGAAGCTGCGGCCCAACATCCCCAACTGGTGGCAGAGTTATGAG